Within the Platichthys flesus chromosome 8, fPlaFle2.1, whole genome shotgun sequence genome, the region gaagaactgtgtgtgttgggtgaGTCATTGAGATAGGACATTAACAGCTTCTCTAAAGGtaacacaggcacacgcacacacacacacacaaacatcatcaaagCTGCACACAGGCCTATAGCTGGAGTTCATTATGTTTATTGCTGTtcgttatttttatttcttaattggGTCTAAAAGTGTTCAAGCTGAATTGTTTAGCGTTGCGATtgtgaattgttgttttgtgtttcattgAGGTTTTATTCAGAAAGAGAAACTGTAAAATCTGCTGAGGGATCTTGTCCAAGTTGAGAGGTGCATTCCTGTTGATGTTGAGTCTTGTGGCTTAAAGATGCGTCAAGAAACTCATTAACATATGCATGTTTATTAAATTAGAAAAATTCTTTGTTtgtataaaaacacactttatttaGACTTTGGCATATTTGAAGCTACAGCTGTTTAGAAACAGAAGCATGAAGAGTGATAAACTCAAAAGGTTAAATTCACACATTCCCAATTAAACACACATACTTCCAATCTAAGTGGTGACATAAGGAAAGATGCAACTCATGCTTGGTGATATTGAAAGTgctacacttttttttatgagtTACACGCTTTATTTAGTATGTGAAAATAGAGTGGATTTATCTGCTCTCTATGCATGTGGCACAGTAACTATCTGGACCTGTGGGATCCTGTCGACTTAGCATGAAACGTGAGTCCATCTCAGTGAATTGCCACTGATCAGAATAATCAGTAAACCAAGAAAACGTAAAATAATCAAACCAGCTGCTTCTCACCAGAAGGTGGCAGCAGTGTGCAGACAGAGGACCACTGCGTTATCAGATTTCACAGAAGATTTGTAAAAGTCATTTGGAACTGATATTAAATATATGATCGAAATAAGAACAATAATAGGGACATAGGTCATTGCAAAGGCAAATCAATGATATTGATCACAAAGATTGTTGTCTTCAGTGCATGAACAGAAATATATGTATTCTTATTATTTAAACAAGGCAACATTAGCAAACGGACAGTGAGGCTGGAACACACTTTTCTTgaagtgtgcatgtgtctgaacGGCCCCTGGATATGAAGGTGCACAGGTACAGGCTTCATTTGGAGACATGGTCCTCCtgtctgttgtgtttccatccaCCTGCAGCCCCCGGGTCAAGTGATCAGCTGATGTTCACACTCAGAGGCTTGTCTATCGGCTGGTCTCTGCACTGACCTGACCTACATGAATATTTATTCAACAGCATTAACACACATTTACTCCATGCAGCGTTTAATATTTTCTCttaattctctctcttcttatTTTGTAGAGAATTCCAGCAATAGATCAGTTCAGCGCCTCCATGTCACCACCTTtagaaataattattttgaatCATGGCAAGACTGACAATTGATAGAACAGTTGGCTGGATGTTATtaactgtaaatacaaatacttttaaCTCTTTATGGCACATGCTTGTCCTCTGAAGGCAAGGTTCATCCCTTCAGGGTGGTGTGGCCGTGGGGTTGAGTGGTCGTCcgccaacaagaaggttgccggttcaatcctcattcttccccatctgcatgccgaagtgtccttggtcaagatactgagcccctaAATAAAAATGGCCCCTAATAGATGTTGAAAGCTCTAATTGTAAGTCTGTGGATAAAAGCatctgctaaatgacatgtaatgttaaaaaacaaggCGATAACCCTAATGACCAAACTAAATGACATGATCTGGCTTGTGATCCGAGGCTTGAGGTCAGTGGTGCCAGTTTACAAGTTGTGTGAAcaagtaaaaactgaaaaacaaaatttgcaCAAATGGAAGCATGATTATTATTCACCAATGACGTCCCGAGCTGCAGGTAAGTGTCCAGCAGGTTTCTCTCATGATCGAGGGAGAGAAACGAGGACGGcaatcacaatcacacacagagccaACAGCACCCCCAGTGCAATTACCAGTAGGTTCTGCTCTTGTGctgaaagcagaaaaaaaaagttccatTAGACATTTAACTCTTGACTACCCATTTACTTCTGACcaatttattacttttttttttattcaattcaaataccttataataataataaatttcACTGAGGTTTATTTGTaattaaatagaaatacaaagagaaacacaaaaagaggaaacaaggaCAATCAGCGACGAGCTCAAGGTTCACATCGACGAGCACTCAAGTACTAAAGTTGTAGGTTCTCAAACCGAAAATTGTCCAGAATATTTAAAACCATAAAGAATAGTGAAGTGGACATCACAGTAAATTAGAGAAGGGATTACACTATTAATATAGATTGTAATCCAGACAGAGACAAGAACTGATCCTTGTGGAACACCATCGTTAATTAGTTTTTTCTAACCAATTGGTTTAAATCCTTAAAACTATTACTAAGGGTCAAGATAAATACACAATTATATGAATCAAAAGCGTTTTAATAAactgataaaacagacattgcTACATTTGACCAAACAAGaggaatatttattttatattatatatgtttttgtaatgTAACAGAGATAGCgcatttattaaatttgatGTGTGCACATAAATAACTGGTTATGTAATTTACAGCCTTTAAGAATTAAGTGTAGAGTTTAATCATAATGTGATTTCTCGCTCTGCATTTATTTCTCAGTTACCTAACGTTACCCAATGCCAACGCATTGGGTCTCCTGAGCAGAGAGGTCAAACTTTTTTCTTGATTATTAAAACACAAGTTTCACATAATTGTAAAAACGTACTTGTCTCCACTTTGGTTCCTCCACCAAACAGGATCTCTCCACATGTCACCACAGCGCAGTAGTAAGTCCCAGCATCTGAGGAGTTGTGTATAGTTTTGGACAGACTGTAGACgcagctcttctcctcttgtTCATCTCTGCTACACTGAGTGTAAATGACGTCGGGATGGGAGCGTCCTGATCCGGCTCTGAACCAGTGCACACTGTGTTCACCTGGACACTGGACCAGGTTTTCTTTGTGCTTGAAGAGAAGTGAACACTGGAGGATCACTGAGGCCCCTGGTCTGACTGACGCAGTCTCTGGACTTTGTTTCACAATAACAGATTTCTGCTGATTCTGATCTGCATGGttgaaattagaaaaaaagGGCTTATGACCATGAGCTCATAGactgtatctgtaaataaataaaacaaaacacttcaaTGAGATAATGATCTAAATTAGAAATGAAAAGTCAAAAATAGTTTACCGTTCACAGCCAGGAAGATGCCATTCACAAAGGTCTGTGAGTACGCAGTTCCATTTTGACAGAAGTATGTTGCTTCATCCTCCTTCGCCACATTTGCGATGGTCAGAGAATAATGGGACATCCCCTCTGTTACTGCAAAACGCGAGTTCCTAAATTGCCCCTGGAGCGATTGCGTGGAAAAAGTTCCTGTGGCGACTGTTTGGATCAGGTATCCATGAGTCTGTTTGTACCAATGGAAGAATTTGCCTTCCTTCTCTGAAACCTGACATTGTAAAGTTGCATTTTTACCAATTCCAACCTCCATCAAGGAGATCTGGGGAGGAACCTCCGCAGTTTGAGTCAGAGCTGAAGATAAGGAACATAAACAAATTTACAAGATATAAAGACAGATAATATCTGCCAACAGATGGACTGGTTCAGGCCATTATCTTTTAGCTGTACTTTAACATAGTTCAAACTCATATTatcataaaatattataaatccATATGATCATATCCTTTAAAAGCCACACTTACACACTGAAATAAGAAGAATCAAAGTTGCTAGTGGTGTAAGCATTGTGGTAAATCACCTTCCTCTTGCACAACTGGCGGCTTCCTTCCTAAACTAAGATTTTATCTACTCTCGACTCTACAATGTTGAAATCatcctgattggctgaaagGCTGAAAATTCACTCCCCCAAAATTGACCAAATCAATGATTCATTTTCGGTGCACAAACGTTGTTTTCCGCTGTTGGATAAATTGATATTTCCAGAGcagttttgttctgttttgccCTGATAAGGTAATGGTGACTAAAGGTTGGGTGCCatctttctttgtctgtgatTCCCGTCATTTTTACAATACATATGTGTATCGATAATGTTAATGTGGTTTAATTTAAGCAGAATAAGTAGCGAGAGAACACCGTTTGCAGCTGAAGCCTCCTGAGATCCCACTTTTTTAGCTTTTCCTTCATTAATGACATTAGTGAAATAAACAAGGTTTTTGTTATAACCTATCCCGACAGTATTGTGTTTCCCTTATATGCAATGTGAACGTAcactaagggggggggggggggggggggggggggggggggatgtgtggcAGCAGTGATTTGCCAGGTTAAAGTTGCAGGACAGAGACTAGACAGGAGTAAATCACTGAGTTAATCTGCAACACGGCCTGTAGAATTGTTTTAATATGAAGCCACTGTGCTGGAAATGTATTATTGAACCTGTCAGTTTTATCCTGAAGTTTCTCACAGTAGGAAATGTAGAAAATTTCAATGTCATAGAGATATCTGCAGTGTTTGAAATTGATAATTATAAAAGTTccttatttgttcttttttgaaTATTTGTCATCATTCTCAGACGACtgacacagttttgtttttcttgtgtgttgcTTTTTAGTTTCATCTTAGGATATTCATTAAACCTTGTGGTTCTTTCATtgatatattaaataaacaatatgtttatagtttttttatataaaacatagaAAATTATATCTTTCtatttatatcaatatatttaaatggaCATAGTCCTAAATTGACACCATCTCATGCAAATTCATAGGGATTAGaccaaaaggaaaacaaatctatCATGTTAATGCAAAGAGAATGTTTTATTGAAATGGCTAAATCACTGCCATTCATTTCTACCAGTaaccttgaaaaaaataatctgagaTTTTATAACAACTCTGCATTAATGTTGAAAGTTCAATGTTCAGAGTCGGTGAGTGTATATGAATAGATCGCCCTCTCATGTTGGTTCTATCATGCACTTAGAAATCTGAGCGAAAACATCAACATGAACATAAACCagtctttattaaaacaaataacaatgtcaATGAAATAGGCCAATACTTTGATGAATTATGATGAAACAGAAATACTGATACATTCTatcaccaaaaaaaacaaagaaaaagatttTAATGTTGTAGTTCACACTCGCATTGTCAGCATTGATTTTTGTTTCTCTGAACACTCGAAGGGCTTGTTGGTGAATCACCAGCTGCCAACGTAACCACTAACTCAGTCATTCTGTTCCGGTTACTACCCTCCAACATTTTGTCTGGCATCGAACACAATGTACACCAAGCTCCGCTAACAGCAAACAAGACTGGTTAGCTCAGGAAACTAAATGACAGTAAAGGGAACCAAATACTGAATCCCACAAGATGAGTCAAGTCAAAGTGACCGACATCATTGATGAGTTTTTTCTTGCACAGCGCAGGAGAGTTGGATACTGTTCACGAGACCATTTAAtgggcttttattgtgaaatatttgcaggacaGGAGATTGCACAGCTTCAAACTGTATAGTTTATATATCTAAAAACTGGGACACGCAGCCGTTCCATGGTGCCGCAGATCTGTAGACGTTGAGCATCCGGGTTGCTCCAGGTTTCACTCACGTATACATACTCACCGGTATAATTTGGTCGGTAAAAATACGGATTTTAGTACCGAGCCTAATGGCACAGGGCCTGCTACACCAGTGAAGAGTGATGTTGCTGGATGTGGTGATGCGCTCAGCTGCGCTTTACAGAAGAGTACAAGCACTGATGTGGTgactctttcttctcctccactcttGCTCTCCTTTCAAAGAAAGTCGGTGCTACATAGGTCAATTCCTCGGCTTCACCTTCCTGCAGAAGAACAACATACAGTGTTGATGGCAAACATTTCTTTCAGAATAAAGCTGTAATATCAAGTAAGTTTAAGAACCTAATGACTTGGTGTACAGTGCGTGTTCGTCCCTCATCCACCAATTGAGATACATTTGATACCACTCTTTATGATTTTACATGATTACCTTGTATTTTGCAGTTTTCTCTGACAAAATACACATGGTCAGGGTTATGAATACAATATTGTTACCCTAAAATGAAATGGTTAAAACTCTACAGTCTTAAAATGGTCACTGgctatattaaatatttatttgttattccCAATATCTGGGTTTTCTTGCCAGATTCACCAGTTGCGTGTTCCATTGAGTTTTTAGTGGTTTGTATGTAAATTTTAATAGCTATGATAATTGTACAATTTACTAAAATTCGTCAAATTCTTGACTTAAATGTCTCTGACTGTAATCACACACTCTGACTTAGTTACACATCGATCAATTGTTAATgcaaatatattgaaaatagCAACTTTAAACTATATTTACCAAATTATTTGATTGATCCAGACTTGACCTTCCATGTCCTTTGTGATGGAAGGTGCTCATGGTGCCtgttaaataaaaggaaaaaaatttCCTGTCACTTGAACACGTTTTATCTGCTGAATTAGTAACCATATACCAAATCCACTATTTTCAGGACTTAAGATGCAAAATTgctaataattaaaaattaaaccTGAGCTAAACACCGGTGCATCACATGCATAATTAAACAATTGTCAAAGTGTCAGTTTGATCCACTTACCTTTACAATGTTTGCAAACTCTTTGATTTACTTTGACACTAAGGACGACAATCACGGTCACACAACAGACCAGCAGCACCGCAAGCGCAAGGACAAGTGGGTCCAATTCTGATCCTGAATCAGAGACATTTCCATTTAGACATTAAACACTATCTGATTATGAAATCTTGTGATTAATCATTTGTTATTGGCATCAATGGCTTTTCCAGATTCAAGAAGTTTTACTGTCACTCCAGTTATAAGTGCAAATATAATCATGTGAAAAAACCCTTGCAGGGTAACTCTTGAGTTGCAAATACAAAGTAGATgagaaaataatataattataataataataaaagagtataataataataaagtaaatatacaacaatataaTCAGAATACTTGTTAACAGAAACATAATGGAATGTTATAACAGTGATGGCCtgaacacttttttattttgtatttaaatgtattgatatttttatttatagtattGCCAGCTGGTATTTGATGGAATTGTTGAACTCACAGCAAAAAagcttcatgtttttatcaATACAATGTTTCTCTCTTAAACTCTTTGcttacattaaatacattaatcaatcaatcatgaATGAGTGTGAATATAATACATACTCGTCTCCACTTTGGTTCCTCCACCAAACAGGATCTCTCCACATGTCACCACAGCGCAGTAGTAAGTCCCAGCATCTGAGGAGTTGTGTATAGTTTTGGACAGTCTGTAGACGCAGCTTTTCTCCTCTTGTCcatctctcctgctgctctgagtgTAAATGACGTCGGGATGGGAGCGTCCTGATCCAGCTCTGAACCAGTGCACACTGTGTTCACCTGGACACTGGACCAGGTTTTCTTTGTGCTCAGAGAGAAGTGAACACTGGAGGATCACTGAGGCTCCTGGTCTGACTGACGCAGTCTCTGGACTTTGTCTCACGCTGTAATGTTTCTGCTGATCCTGATCTGcagcatttatttgaaaaaggcATTAAATCACTTCACAATGAAAATTGTTACTTACAAACATTGTCTCCCACATGCGCTAAGACACTGACAGTACAAAGTATTTTACCGTTCACAGCCAAGAAAGTGCCACCGAGGAAAGTCAGTTGATATGTTGTTCCAGTCTGACAGAAGTATATTGCTTCATCCTCTTTGCTGACATTACTGATGTTAAGAAGATACCGATCATCCACTCGTGTGAGTGTGAAACGTGAATCATTGACTTCAGTCTTGTTGATTATACTTGAAGCAACCGTACGCAACTGATGTCCAAACGACTGTTTATACCAGTAAAAGAATTTGTCTTCAGAGACTGGACATTTCAAACTGACGTTGTTGCCGCGTTCCACCTCAGTCAGAGAGATCAGCTGAGGAACCTCTGCAGTTAGAATCAGAGctgaagaaaagagacaaataacACAGTTAAGCCTTGTATTATAAACCGTATTTATATATCTACAAACACAGTATCGATGGTTAAACAATCATTTCCAGTAGTGTATTTGCTACAGTCATGTACTCACCCTTTGTACCAAAAATAATCAAAGCAGCCAGTCGCCCAAACATTGTGGTGCAGCGGCGGTCTGTAGACCTACTCATGCTTCCCCTCCAAATGAAAGATATACTAATACGGTCATCGAGATGTAAACAGTCGGTTACAACCTGATTGGCTGAAATATACAAACTGCACTGCCCCCTATACTTGGGAATCACccaattgaaagaaaaaaaaaggctctaAATGGTCGCCATGAAGGTAAAATAGAAGAAATcggttgtgtagtttttttgaAATTCTGATAATAatcttaaaggaatagttcaccccaaaaatactcaccactctgccgatggaggggggggggggcttggtgaagtgtttcagtcaaataaacacttttggagtttcaggggtaaacagcgttgcagccaaatcaaatacaattgaaatGAACGGTTaccaaaaacataaaatgcctccatactgctcctgtggtgtcagtACAACAAAGTTACAGTGTAGGCCTAGTTGTACCCAAATGTGTTAGCTGGTAGAAACACTAAATTCTGAAAACTTTTACtcgattgtttttaaaaaaaaacagagaataaaTGGTTAACTCTTTGTTAACACTTTTTCAGATTCATGTTTGGAAACATAAAGAATGAGGCCAACAGAAAGAGGTCGGTGGTTGCGACAGTAGGCTGTGGAAACAAATGTCAAAGAAGCACATGAGCTTTTTATGTCGCAATAACAATCGATCTTTCTATGGTAAGTATAAAAATACTGTATAAAATTATTGTCGAGAAAAAAACTGCCTCTAACTCTGAAGTTTCACAGCTTTTAGTTTAACTTGTTCTGCACAGCTGTCTTCAGAACGAACAAAGTCTCCTGCAaacgctgcacacacagacgtggGCTGTGGTGGGCCGCCTCTGCCCTTTGACCAACCACGGTGGTTGTTTACTCAGAATAGACCTGAGCGACGGCTTCGACAGGAAGCACTGAGTTTAAAAGTGCAAGCAGCAAAATCCTCACAAACCAGTTTTATTTAAACCAGAGactgtttatattttcttgTGCGTTTCTGTAGAACGATAAATTCATTGATTCTTCCACCGTCCTGATGAGCCTATGAGAAAGGATAGTTTTACCGTTTTGTCGAACTTGATTTCTCCCACAAGTTATTAATAAATCTATGAAATCAGTTAACCTCAAATGAGTCTTTGAACTGGTAACAATTTGTTACCATAAGCACTTGAATTGTTTtaattctatatatttatatataagtaAAAGAATTTAAATGCTTATTCTtttacttatatatatttatatataagtaAAAGAATTCAAGTGCTTGTGGCTTATGACGTCTTAATACGctacacattgtttttatttgtattgtattgatgAAATGGAGCATCTATAATTATCATGCAGCCCAGAtgaactaaccctaaccctaaccctttttaacagaacatccttgttttttaaatatctgttgCTACTTCGCTACCTAACAAGTTGCAACATGTAAACGTGAAACTAGTTAGTGGCTGAAAGCTGCGTTTCCCTCTTTGCTGTTCCAGATAACCTGAGAAGGCCTGAGTACAATTCTCAAAAACGGTTGATGTTTGCACCCCAGATTACTCAGGACCAAATGTCACAAGAAACTTTTCACAGCAGGAAAGGAACATgggaaattatttaaatgaccCGTGGACCACAGCAATGATTTCAATACAGTAGTTTAATCTCACTCGTCACATCTGTATGTTTTCACCGGTATGAGAatgaccttttttcttttttttttttttagtttcacCGCACATCTCTGTCTAATGCAGATgggcacactcacacaaaccgaGAGGGGGGAGGAGTTTCAGTGGTTTTGACTGACgtgctttgtatttttccacAACTGCAGACAGCTATATGGCagacaattaaaacaaaattagcATTTTGTATTTCGGATATAATTTACATGTTATGTACAAATGCATCTGAAACATGTGCAGCTTTTCATAAAATGCCAGAGGACAGATACTGAAACACAGAAACTCCTCCATCGGTCTTTATTCAGGTTCACGTCTGCCACGACAACAAGAAAAACC harbors:
- the LOC133959152 gene encoding uncharacterized protein LOC133959152; amino-acid sequence: MFGRLAALIIFGTKALILTAEVPQLISLTEVERGNNVSLKCPVSEDKFFYWYKQSFGHQLRTVASSIINKTEVNDSRFTLTRVDDRYLLNISNVSKEDEAIYFCQTGTTYQLTFLGGTFLAVNDQDQQKHYSVRQSPETASVRPGASVILQCSLLSEHKENLVQCPGEHSVHWFRAGSGRSHPDVIYTQSSRRDGQEEKSCVYRLSKTIHNSSDAGTYYCAVVTCGEILFGGGTKVETRSELDPLVLALAVLLVCCVTVIVVLSVKVNQRVCKHCKGTMSTFHHKGHGRSSLDQSNNLEGEAEELTYVAPTFFERRARVEEKKESPHQCLYSSVKPLTQTAEVPPQISLMEVGIGKNATLQCQVSEKEGKFFHWYKQTHGYLIQTVATGTFSTQSLQGQFRNSRFAVTEGMSHYSLTIANVAKEDEATYFCQNGTAYSQTFVNGIFLAVNDQNQQKSVIVKQSPETASVRPGASVILQCSLLFKHKENLVQCPGEHSVHWFRAGSGRSHPDVIYTQCSRDEQEEKSCVYSLSKTIHNSSDAGTYYCAVVTCGEILFGGGTKVETTQEQNLLVIALGVLLALCVIVIAVLVSLPRS